A stretch of DNA from Virgibacillus proomii:
GCTTACGTTGTTTAAAAGACATTAAACCTCGTAACGTTTGCAAGTTTTTCGTTTCGTCGGTCAATAGCTTTGAATACTCCTTAAACAATTCATAATTTCCAGTACGGCAAGCATGCTGCAAAGTATGAATCGTTCTAGGATTATACTGATGGTCTTCTCCACCTTGGCGATATTGATATTCATCCCCTGCTTCCAGGGTGCTATTTGCCCCACGATTTTCATGAAAGGCATGTTGATGACGCATTTGCGCTTCTTGTTCCATGATATCCAGTCCAATTCCACCTAATCTAGAAGCGGTATGAGTAAAGTATTTATCGATGACATCTCGCTTAATACCGATAGCTTCAAAGATTTGTGCTCCACGATAGCTCTGAATTGTCGAGATACCCATTTTCGATAACACTTTAATGATACCGTCAGTGACAGATTGAATATATTTTTCAATCGCCTGATCTTTCGAATATCCTTCCAGTTGCTGCTTTTCAACTAGATCTTTAATGGAATGAATTGCAAGATATGGATTGATCGCTTCTGCACCGTAACCAAGCAGTGCAGCAAAATGATGAACTTCACGCGGCTCACCAGTTTCCAGTAATAAACTAACCTTCGTGCGAATTCCTTGGCGAATTAAATGATGATGTAAGCCCGATACAGCTAACAGCGCCGGGATAGCCGCCTTCTCTTTACCAATTCCACGATCAGATAAAATCAAGAGAACTGCTCCATTTTTAATCGCTTGATCTGCTTGAAGAAACAGCTGATTAAGTGCTTTTTCCATGCCAGGCTTTGTTGTAGTTGTCTCAAAGTGTATCGGTAACGTCTCTGCTTTAAAGCCATCCAATTGCTGAACGCGTAATTTTTCTAATTCCTCATTTTTCAAAATGGGGGTCCCTAGGCGAATCTGTCGACAACTTAGGGCTGTAGGTCGAACGAGATTACCTTCCGCCCCAATGGTTGTTTCTGTCATCGTGATTATCTTTTCGCGAATGGCATCAATCGGCGGGTTCGTTACTTGTGCGAATAGTTGTTTAAAATAGTTGTATAATAATTGCGGCTTTTTTGATAATACAGCTAGAGGTGAGTCATATCCCATTGAACCAATCGGATCTTTACCATTGATAATCAGTGGCTTGATCATCTTATTTAGTTCTTCTCGTGTATACCCAAATGCCTGTTGCAGCTTGATTAAATCTTCCTCAACAGGTGGTTGATAGTTGACTTCTGGGAGATCATCTAAATCCAACTTGTTTTTTAACCATTCTTTATACGGTTGTTCGGAGGCAATTTGCATTTTTATATCATCATCAGGAACGATTATACCTTTTTCCAAATCTACCAATAGCATTTTTCCAGGTTCTATACGTTTCTTATACAAAATATCATCTGCAAATATATCCAGTGCGCCTACTTCTGACCCCAAGACAATCATACCGCTTTTCGTTACATAATAACGAGCTGGCCGTAAACCGTTTCGATCAAGACAAGCGCCTATTTGTTTACCGTCCGAAAAGACAAGTGCTGCCGGTCCATCCCAAGGCTCCATCAATGTACTATGATATTCATAGAAATCACGTTTCTCTTCCTTCATCGCTTGATCATGGGACCAGGCTTCAGGAATCATCATCATAGCTGTATGTGCTAAGGAACGTCCAGATAAATGAAGAAATTCAAATGTATTATCAAAAATAGATGAATCACTGCCATCGTAATCAATTATTGGAAGAATTTTCTTCATATCTTCCTCTGTAAAATAATCAGATGAGCATAGCTTCTCCCTAGCACGCATCCAATTAACATTTCCTCGCAGTGTATTAAATTCTCCGTTATGAATGGTATAACGATTCGGATGTGACCTCTTCCAACTTGGAAATGTGTTTGTACTAAATCGAGAATGAACTAAAGCAAGTGCAGATTTAAAATCAGGATGGTTTAAATCAATGTAAAAGGCATCTAATTGCTCTGGAATGAGCATACCTTTATATACAATTGTACGAGAGGACAAGCTGCAAATATAAATATCTTCCAGTTCTGGAAACTTACCAGCTTCTTGCTCCATGCGTTTGCGAATCACGTAAAGCTTTCGTTCAAATGCTTTTTGATCTTGAAGATCCGGTGATTTTTGGATAAAGAGTTGGCGAATCGTTGGCATCGATGTTACGGCTAATTTTCCTATAAATGATTCATTCGTCGGAACAGGACGCCAGCCGAGAAAATGTTGACCTTCTTCTTGAATAATTTGTTCAAACATCGCCTTGATTTTCAGACGAAGCCCATGGTCTCTCGGAAGAAAGATCATCCCGATTCCATATTCACCCTTAGGTGGAAGCTGAATCCCTTCTTTGACACATTGCTTTTGAAAAAAGCGATTAGGAATTTGTGTCAAAATTCCTGCACCATCACCTGTACTCGTATCAGCAGACTGTCCGCCTCGATGTTCCAAATTGCATAAAAGACTAATGGCATTTTGGACAATATGATGAGTTTGTTTTCCATTGATATTTGCTATCATCCCAATTCCACATGCTTCATGCTCAAATTGTGGATGATATAATCCCTGCGCTTCAGGGAGTTTATTTCTTGGCATCCAACTATCCCCTTCCTTGACATCGGTTATGTCACTGATAATATTTGTAAAAATCCTATTATACCTATTTTTCCAATAATTAATTTTCTAATTGTTTCGGAAAAATAGTGTAGTAGAAATACTATATCACAAAATTACGATTAACTCAAAATTCAGATAAGTTATTTTCATGCATTTTTATTTAAATTTAAAAGTTGTAAACGCTATGATCAAATGGTTGGATATTTTCTTATGCATGATAAATGCATGTATTTCAACTACTTTTGAGTGAAAGCAGTTTGTCATAAAAAATTCAAATCTTTTGCCGTTTCCGTGAATAATTTAATCATCCCCATCCTATATTCAAGCATCATTTATGAAGCTGATCATTGGACGCTCCATTAATTTACACTTATCATTGCTTATTAAGAGGTGTTCAAAAGGTAGGATAAAGTAAATCTTCCATCAGTAGGGTTTTCTTTTATCCCCCACTGATGTGATTAGAAAGAATAGAATCGACATTTAAATTGCAGTCGGATCCTCCACTTATCCTCTTAGGCTTCACCTCAAAGCATTTAAAGGGCAGGTCTAACTGCCAGTTACATATGGGGTAAAAATGACGCATCGAATTTCCTGGAGCGTTAGAACGTATAAAAATTCTTCATTTGTACAGCATTTAGAATGATGATAAAAACCGCTTTTTTAATTACACTTCTTTTTCCCATTCCCAAACAAATATATTGTAAATATTTGCTTTCTCTTTCAGCACTTGTAAAAGGTTTCTAGTTTACAATTAACTTCTTGTTTTGCTGAGAACAAAGGCTAGCTCTCCATAATAATATTATCAATAAGCCTTGCCGCTGAAAATTGAATTGCTGCTGCAAGAATCATGTTGCCACTGGCTACAGATATTGTTTCTAATTCAGGAAAGCTTAATAGCTCTACATAATCAATTTTGGCGGTCAGATGTTGATGGAGATAGTCGTTAACAGCATCGGTAATAACGGTGACGTCGGTCTCTCCCTCTGCGATCCGTTTTTTCCCTAACAATAAGCTATGATACAAAGCAGGAGCTTTCTGTCTTTCCTCAGCCGTTAAATAGACATTTCTAGAGCTGATTGCTAATCCAGAAGGTTCTCTTACAGTATTAACCGGAACAATTTCCACAGAAAAATCGAAATCATCGACAAGTGCTGATACAATTGCAAACTGCTGTGCATCTTTTAAGCCAAAATAAGCACGATCGGGTATGGTGAGATGAAATAGTTTAGTTAGAACCATGACCACACCATCAAAATGCATTGGTCGTTTAGCTCCGCATAGCCTATTTGTCCTTTCTGTTACCATCATCTTTACAGACTGTTTCTTCTTATACATCTCATCTACACTTGGCATAAATAATATATCAACACCCGCTTCCTTAGCCAGTTTTTTATCACGTTCTGCATCTCGGGGATACATATCATAATCCTCGCTTGGTCCAAATTGAATTGGATTAACAAAAATGCTCATAATTACGCAATCATTTTCTTGTCTAGCTTCTTTTACAAGTGCTAGATGTCCCTCATGCAAAAATCCCATTGTCGGAACAAACCCAATTGATTTACCACTTGCCTTTGATTGCTTTGCCAATTGGTTTATATCGTGCTTTGATGAAATTATTTTCAATTTATTCCCCTCCATACAAGGAAGCAATTTCTTCCTGATCCATTTTAAATGTATGCTTGTTTATTTCGGGAAACGTACCTATTTTCACCTCTCGAATATAGTCACTTAGCCCCTGAGAAACTGCATGATTTACATCAGCAAACTTTTTAACAAATTTAGGAATGCGATCTATTCCAAATGTAACCACATCATGAAATACAAGCACCTGTCCATCCGTTTGAGGACCTGCACCAATCCCAATGACGGGAATGTTTAGCTGGGAAGAGACTTCTTTTGCAAGCTGATGGGGAATACATTCCAACACAAGTGCAAAAGCACCTGATGCTTCACATCTTTTGGCATCTTTAATCAGCCTTGTCGCTTGCTCAGCAGTTTTCGCCTGTACTTTATACCCGCCAAACACCCCAGCTGTTTGTGGTGTTAATCCAAGATGTCCCACCACTGGAACACCGGCATTGGTTAGAGCTTTGATCGTTTCTATTACTTCTCCTCCGCCTTCCAACTTGACTGCATGTGCTCCACCTACCTGCATGATTTTACCCGCAGCTCGAAGCGCTTCTTCTTTACTTATATGAAAGGACATAAAAGGTAAGTCTGTTACAATGAATGTATCTAGTGCTCCCCGTTTAACTGCTTTAGTATGATGAATCATATCGCTTATAGTAACAGGAACGGTTGAATCATAGCCAAGAACAACCATTCCTAGTGAATCGCCGACTAAAATCAAATCTATACCTGCTTGTTCAGCAAGCTTCGCCTGTGGATAATCATACGCAGTCAGCATGGTAATTTTTTCTCCTGCTCGTTTCATTTGCCGAAAATCGGTTGTTGATTTCATTTTTATCCTCCAGTCTTGGTAGAAAGTAGGGTAAATCTTCAAACATTCTCTATAGCTACTCTTTTTTATAGATAATAGGTGCCGAATGGAACCCTTTTTTAAAAGATTGTATTTTAAAAATTATAGCAAATTTTCTGTTATTTTCCTAATTTCTTTTCCTTTATTTATTGCGAATAGATACCGTTTACTTCGAAGATTTAAGAAATCTACAACTCGGGCACCATAGAAATACACGTTCGATTTGAACGTACAAATTGGAGAGCTTCTAAGGTGATAAAGTTAAATGAAGATCCTTTTAAAAAGATAGCTACCATGTTAAAACGTTTCCTGACAATAAGCAAAAACTTCTCACTGATACATAGGCGTTGCAATCTTAGCCTTACTCTTTCGTAGAAAAAAACTCACTAAGTAAAGTTTCATTAATATCAGCTTTTTAAGCTATCACTTCACGATTGAAATAAGCTAAACAAGCTGATCGATTAGCCGATCAGCTTGTTTTTAAAAGGGTTATGCTTTTATTTTCTTCGCAATTTCAATCGTCCGTTTTGCTTGATGTTTAACTGCTGCTTCTACATCTTCCACCATCTTACCATTTTGGTCTTGTGTCACACTCACACCATAAGGATTTCCACCTGAAACAAACGCACTATCATCCGTGTATCCAGGAGGTACAATGATTGCTCCCCAGTGCATCATGGAAGTATATAATGATAAAACAGTAGCTTCTTGTCCACCATGTGGATTGGATGCTGAGGACATCGCACTAACTACTTTGTTGGTAGTTTTCCCGGCACTCCAAAGTCCACCTTGCATATCAATGAATTGCTTCATTTGAGAAGCAACATTCCCGAAACGTGTCGGCGTTGAAAAGATAATAGCATCTGCCCATTCAATATCATCAGATGTAGCTTCTTTTACATCTTTTGTTGCTTCATAATGAGCTTTCCATGCTGGATTTTGTGCAATTGCTGATTCTGGTGCAAGTTCTGGAACCTTTACTAGGCGGACTTCTGCACCAGCTTCTGTAGCTGCTTCTTTTGCCCATGTAGCTAATTGATAGTTAATTCCGGTTGAACTGTAGTAAATAATAGATAATTTTACTTTTTCCATTATATCGTCTCCTTTATGTTCTTGCAGTTAATGTTTATGAAATTGTTGTTACATAAAATTCCCTTACTGCACTGAATTATTCATGAAAGCAACATTAATATCGTTTGATAAACTAGTTACTTTACGTAACTATAATAATCAACAAAATATGTTCTGTCAACTAACTAACTCATACATAAAATTAGTGTGTTGCTCAAGTTCAGCTCGTTGTTTTTATAGCATTGTCCAAATTAGCAAAAAAGCTACTGAAAATCCAGCTAGATTCAGTTTGGGGAGCTGACTTATTTCAGTTAGATCCAGAGTCTTCAAACATGCTGGATGATTCAATTTTGCCATTGTTAGGTATTCGCTCTTACTTTCATCATTTATAAAAATAATTTATAAATTTTCTGTAACTTTTTATACCTTATTGTTGTTAGTTGATTAATAACATCATATAATTAATACTAGTTTAGAGGGGAAAAAAGAAAGGATTGAAACAATGGGAAAACGAATTTTATATTTTTTGTTAACAAACATCCTTGTACTGTTAACCATTTCCATTATTTTCACACTGATTCCCGGAACCTGGAAGTATATTGGAGAAGATGGTCAATTACAGTTGGGAA
This window harbors:
- the panC gene encoding pantoate--beta-alanine ligase, whose product is MKIISSKHDINQLAKQSKASGKSIGFVPTMGFLHEGHLALVKEARQENDCVIMSIFVNPIQFGPSEDYDMYPRDAERDKKLAKEAGVDILFMPSVDEMYKKKQSVKMMVTERTNRLCGAKRPMHFDGVVMVLTKLFHLTIPDRAYFGLKDAQQFAIVSALVDDFDFSVEIVPVNTVREPSGLAISSRNVYLTAEERQKAPALYHSLLLGKKRIAEGETDVTVITDAVNDYLHQHLTAKIDYVELLSFPELETISVASGNMILAAAIQFSAARLIDNIIMES
- the panB gene encoding 3-methyl-2-oxobutanoate hydroxymethyltransferase, which gives rise to MKSTTDFRQMKRAGEKITMLTAYDYPQAKLAEQAGIDLILVGDSLGMVVLGYDSTVPVTISDMIHHTKAVKRGALDTFIVTDLPFMSFHISKEEALRAAGKIMQVGGAHAVKLEGGGEVIETIKALTNAGVPVVGHLGLTPQTAGVFGGYKVQAKTAEQATRLIKDAKRCEASGAFALVLECIPHQLAKEVSSQLNIPVIGIGAGPQTDGQVLVFHDVVTFGIDRIPKFVKKFADVNHAVSQGLSDYIREVKIGTFPEINKHTFKMDQEEIASLYGGE
- the gltB gene encoding glutamate synthase large subunit gives rise to the protein MPRNKLPEAQGLYHPQFEHEACGIGMIANINGKQTHHIVQNAISLLCNLEHRGGQSADTSTGDGAGILTQIPNRFFQKQCVKEGIQLPPKGEYGIGMIFLPRDHGLRLKIKAMFEQIIQEEGQHFLGWRPVPTNESFIGKLAVTSMPTIRQLFIQKSPDLQDQKAFERKLYVIRKRMEQEAGKFPELEDIYICSLSSRTIVYKGMLIPEQLDAFYIDLNHPDFKSALALVHSRFSTNTFPSWKRSHPNRYTIHNGEFNTLRGNVNWMRAREKLCSSDYFTEEDMKKILPIIDYDGSDSSIFDNTFEFLHLSGRSLAHTAMMMIPEAWSHDQAMKEEKRDFYEYHSTLMEPWDGPAALVFSDGKQIGACLDRNGLRPARYYVTKSGMIVLGSEVGALDIFADDILYKKRIEPGKMLLVDLEKGIIVPDDDIKMQIASEQPYKEWLKNKLDLDDLPEVNYQPPVEEDLIKLQQAFGYTREELNKMIKPLIINGKDPIGSMGYDSPLAVLSKKPQLLYNYFKQLFAQVTNPPIDAIREKIITMTETTIGAEGNLVRPTALSCRQIRLGTPILKNEELEKLRVQQLDGFKAETLPIHFETTTTKPGMEKALNQLFLQADQAIKNGAVLLILSDRGIGKEKAAIPALLAVSGLHHHLIRQGIRTKVSLLLETGEPREVHHFAALLGYGAEAINPYLAIHSIKDLVEKQQLEGYSKDQAIEKYIQSVTDGIIKVLSKMGISTIQSYRGAQIFEAIGIKRDVIDKYFTHTASRLGGIGLDIMEQEAQMRHQHAFHENRGANSTLEAGDEYQYRQGGEDHQYNPRTIHTLQHACRTGNYELFKEYSKLLTDETKNLQTLRGLMSFKQRKPIPIDEVESVASICARFKTGAMSFGSISKEAHEALAIAMNRIGGRSNSGEGGESPDRFTRDANGDLRRSAIKQVASGRFGVNSHYLVNADEIQIKVGQGAKPGEGGQLPGNKVYPWVAEVRGSTPGVELISPPPHHDIYSIEDLAELIYNLKNANPQARISVKLVSAVGVGTIAAGVAKGRADLVLISGYDGGTGAAPRTSIKHTGLPWEIGLAETHQTLLLNGLRDRIVVETDGKLMTGRDVVIASLLGAEEFGFSTAPLVVLGCVMMRVCHLDTCPVGIATQNPELRKKFIGDPHDVVAFMKFIAQETREIMAQLGFRTINEMIGRTDVLEFNEALDHWKAKGIDLSAIFYQPDVPEHVGRYATMQQDHGMEKTLDYQELIPNCKPALDNGEPVEFTTAIRNINRATGTLLGSEVSRRYGERGLPEDTIKLNFSGSAGQSFGAFTPPGMTLRLIGDANDFVGKGLSGGKIIVHPDPNVTFTPEKNTIIGNVAFYGSSRGEAYIRGLAGERFAVRNSGATIVVEGVGDHGCEYMTGGTVVVLGKTGRNFAAGMSGGIAYVLDESGSFRSQVNQELVTLETLVEQDEIDQLIQLIEQHVIETNSAHAKRILNYWDNYMHYFVKVIPTAYLHIQQRIAALRKEGLSKFDAEMLAFEERKQVVTEKKKQRISVV
- the wrbA gene encoding NAD(P)H:quinone oxidoreductase, with protein sequence MEKVKLSIIYYSSTGINYQLATWAKEAATEAGAEVRLVKVPELAPESAIAQNPAWKAHYEATKDVKEATSDDIEWADAIIFSTPTRFGNVASQMKQFIDMQGGLWSAGKTTNKVVSAMSSASNPHGGQEATVLSLYTSMMHWGAIIVPPGYTDDSAFVSGGNPYGVSVTQDQNGKMVEDVEAAVKHQAKRTIEIAKKIKA